In the genome of Dromiciops gliroides isolate mDroGli1 chromosome 1, mDroGli1.pri, whole genome shotgun sequence, the window GCATCTCCACCTTCCACAAAATGAGTAGTCTTTTTCTTCATTCCACCCCGAGGAGAAGATAATTTGAAGGGCCACAAGAAGTTATTGGCAGCTTTGAAGTGCTTGCCAACAGTGTATATCTCATGAATCAAGTCCTCCATGCAGATAATTCCGTATTTACCTGAAAATTACTTCAGCCGTTACTTTTATGGGCTATGATCCATTTATTCAAACATATGTTCATTGTTAGAAATagttcaaagaaatagaatatattttaagTTTTCTATGTTTGAAAAATATCAGTAGAATTTGTTGGTCAAACTACTCAAAACATGTTATTTTACCATAACATATAGGCAGAGGTATAGAGCCCAAATCTTAGTCTATTGGGATGAGCACCAGATCTGGAATCATCAGATGAGGGTTAGAATTCTGGTTCTTGCTATAATTGGGTCAAGTAACCTCTCCAGCATACTTAGTtttgtcttctgtaaaatgaaccagtaATACTATCCTTTCCTACTCTAAATTCTACAATCCTCCTAAATAAGCCAGACTTACCTAGAGATTTTGCAATAAGGGCATTATCAGTCAGAGCAATTCTCTGTTTCTTGATTTTGCCATAGCCACGTTTGTAAATCAAGTCATTCACCGATTTCAGGTTTGGATaactgaaataaacaaaaaaatcaggtggtgtgttttttgtgtgtggacACCTATCAGTAAAGGAATTATTTCATTAATGtggataaaattaaaataggaagaatTCTTTACCCCCATGCAATGTATGGCTCCACAATTCTCAGCATGTTAATTGAAGCCTTGTTAAGCTTAACAAAGGTGCCGTTGAAGATTTGTCGAAGGCGAAGAAGCTGCAACACTTTTCGGACCTTTGGGCTAACACCATTGatactggaggggaaaaaaggattaaaaaattgATCAGACTTTCACTTCCTTTAGTGACCCACAATTACATTAAAACAGTCATATGTATTTCAAGAATGAACTTTTACCCCCAAATCGGAACTCAACTTACCCTCTGATTCTGATCACAAAAGCTAACTTGGGTTCAGCAGGTACATAGTAGTTTCCAGCTTTGCGTGCCATTCTAGCCAGCCGGATTTCACTCCTGTACATCTGTCTGTACTCCTTGTGGTAAGCTTTAGCTTTTTCATAGATAACTTTTCTCCGTATTTTACGTAGCTGAAAAAGAAATGTGCATGTGTCactaaaaacatttaaattaaataCTATCTCAATCCGCTGACTGACACTATTATCCCAGTTATCTATATAGGTACTCAAATCACTTTAGAACATATTGCTGAGGTCAATCTCAAGGAAACTATCAGTAAAATCCAAAACTGTTGATGAATTGTGTCGATCCAAAATGTAAATATTAGTTCTATCTTCTAGGTGGTGAAGCAATGAAATGTCTTGCTCAAAATCCAACAACGAATCAGAAAACATAATAACAtactaattttaaaatgcaacCCCAAGTGTATATGTCTATTCGTAACATCCAGAGGAAAAGCTTagggattttttaaatcaaagaaataaaaagtgctATGCCATTACCTTTTTTATAGCCACTTTCTTCTTCAGGCGTTTGGCCTTCAGAATTGCAAAAGCCTTTCGCTTTTTCAGAAGGGATTCTGGAGCAGATggcaccttcttcttcttttctctgtattaaaaaaaaaattctaactagtatttctctttcaaataaataaaatctaataaTCCCAACTCTAAATACAATTATATACTACAGCAAACAGGAAGATAGCACAGTAGAGAGtctcaagtcaggaagccctgagttcaaaaccagactcaagatatttactagctatgtaatcctgagcaaatcacttgacctctattgcttcagtttcctcatctgtaaaacggagataacagcacccacctcccagggttaagACAATATTTGGGAAGAACCTGGCATACAGCTAACACTATGTAAAcattagctgctattattactatGTCCATGATATTCTTCGTCTATTTTAACatcacagaatttttaaaagagtaaaggGGTCAGAAGCTCTCCAGTTCAACCCCAACCAGGAAATGAATCCCCATGACAATAACTACCTTTTCTATGGTGcctcaaggtttgcaaaacactttacatatatttttttagcTTCACAAAATGCTGGAAGGAAgggattatccccattttatagttgagactAAGGCTGAGAGGCTAAATGGTTTGCCTAAGGTTCAGAGTTGGTCAATACCTGAACTATTTGGACCAGCTCTTCTTTAAatacaagtccagcactcttactGAAATCCTACCAAAGTGGAAGGCCTTGGAGCCAGAACCCAGGTCACCCACCTTCCTTCCAACATCTACTGTCtatgccaccctgggcaagtcatttaacctacaCAACACACTTAAATCACACGTCCAGTTCCTGTAACAAATGGTTTACCAAAGATAGGGAATCCCAAACCAAAGACATGCTACTCCAATTTAATAGCATCCAATAAGCACTTCTTATACGTGCCAAGCACAAAAATTCGATCACTACCTTCAATTAGTTACTCATTCATCAGGGGAATACATACATTTAAATATACGAGACGAAAAATATAGCAAGGAGGGGAAGAGGCAAGGTTTGGGGAAAGGGCCTAAATTCACTAACTAGTAATCAAAGAAACCAGAACCGATTTCTACCTGGATTCCttccaaacaaaagcaaaaaaaattggcttttaattactttatatttctcGCAGACCTTTATCTAACTAGGGAATACTGAACATACTAACATACTAAATGAAGCAGGACGTCTAAGCGCCTACTACGGGCAAGGCACTGAACACTACTATTTCATAGGAACCTTTTGCAGGAAACTCAGACTCAACAGCCTCGTGGACTGACTGAGGAAGGAACGCTCAGTACTTTAGTTAAGGCCCTGGGTGGGGGGGGCGCTTCCAAACACGGGCCACGGCACTGCCTTCTGGCCGCAAGTCACGAGCAAGCGAAAGACGCCGTAGACGCGAGGCAACGGTAGCAGCGAAAGGAGGGGCCGGGTCCTCGAAGGGCCGCGTAAAGCTCCAGCCTTTGCCTGCACAGGCCGAGCACCGTCCCCGGCTTATTCCAATTCCTCCGGACACCTTCCCATCTCTGCTCCAAAGCGGCCCGCATCGCAGCCCAGTTTCGAATGACCCCGCGCCCCAAAGAAACTTTAACTATATGAATAAGAATGATAAAGTCCAGGCTACCACCAGAACGAGAGGATAAGGGTAGGTAGGGCTCCATTTTCAAGGATGGAGAAGGATTCTCAAGAAGAGCAGCATTTACTTACTCTGCGCCCGCCATGATTCCAGCTGGAAAAAGAGGAAGTACGCGCATGCGTACTGAACCCTTAAAGACTTGGCAAGCGTTGGGGTCCTAAAATGTATAGGTGCCTGAGATAGTGCCTGAGTATAGGAAACACAGGTTACTTTTGAAGGCGGAAATCGAAATTCCAGTAATGTGTCTAATTGGGAACTCTCCTGACCAAACTACGGAAGGAAACAGGTACAGGAGAAAAGAATACAACTGAACTTTTCCATcaaaatgttaacatttttatgTCACTGTACTTGATAGCATGAGGTTTAGGAAATCTCCATCTACCATTCGTTAACCGTGTTTGCGTAGGGACTTTTCTACAATAGTTACGTCGGGGAGGGggagttcccccccccccttcgaGCTACCTAGTTCTCGGAAACTACATGTCCCAGTATGCCTTTCTCGCATTCTTGCACGCCGGACAGGAAGCACTGCATGCTGGGGACTGTAGGCAGATCCAGGATTGGGAAGATGAAGGCCACTACCCAGGTTCCATTTTAGGGATGGCGGCGATTAGGCAATACTGCAGCGGATGTGCCTGTTACGGCCTCCCCGGCTCTGCCAATACTAATTATGGGCTCTGGAGGCTCCGGTGGAGCTCGGCTGaggcccttccttccctcctccccgaCTGGCTGGGGTGTCCCCCTTAAGAGCCTGACCCTGGGCTGGGGTAGGAGCGAACTTAGGCCAGGCCTGCTTTGGAAGCCGGTGTGGTTGGAGGGGGTCGGGGCCGAGGGGCCACGGAGGGGAATGGCGGTGGTGACTTCCTTGTCTGGGGCTGCCGGCCTGGGCAGGCGAAGGCCGGGGCACCCCCTGGCAGGGGGCGtgagtggggaagggaggtgCGAGTTGGTTAAGCGGCTGCGGCCCGGGCCAGCGAGAAGGGCTGCCCCGGAGCGGCGGCCGCTTGCTGCGGGGCGGGCTGGCGGACTGGGGGCTGGGCCagggtggggggcggggtgcgccgtggggggaggggaggggaaaggagaggggcggggggagggaacgagggctgctgctgctgccgccgctgccgccgccgccggctTTTCCCCGTCCCGGTTTATATAGCGCAGAGCGTGGAGCCCGCTCAGTGCGCGCGGGCAAGCCTGCGAGTTGCAAGCTGCGCTTTGCTCCGGACTCCTGGTTCCCGAGTGACAGCCGCGGAGCTGAGAGGGGAGCGAGGGGGTGGGCGACACGAGACCTCTGGGGGGCCTGGCAGGTACTGAGGGTGCTTCAAGCCGTTGGGCTGCTCCTGCCTCCAGGGAAGGACTGGCCACTCTCTCTGGTCCCTCTTCCTTACCCCGCTCTTTAAACTTGGGTTAAGTTGACAACTCCTCCTCCGGCTGGCCTGCGGGTCCCGGCTCTGCACCGCTCTTGCCGGGCCAGGGCGgtgcggccgccgccgccgccgccgcggcaGCAGCAGCTACAGCTTCAGCTGGTAGCATGAGGGCAGCTTAACGTGTGGCTGTCACCGCAGCCGGACCCGGCGCCCAGGCAGCGACCGGAGCCTGGCCGAGCGCTCCCAGGCGGGCAGCTAGACAGCAGGAGGTGGCCCAGGGGTGACTGCACCGCCCTGGGGGGTCAACAGCGCTTAACTGGGCAAGGGGGTGGCACATCCCAGGACGTGCGGCAGCCTTTGGAGCAGCAGGCGCGCTCCAGTCCCCCCGAAAGTCGGGAAGGcaacttggggggaggggggagttagGTGTGGGGTCTCTCCTCgggtccttccttccctcccccggGAGCTCCTCGGGCTCAAAGGAGGGCGGCACTCAGCCACCTCCCGGGGCAAGGAGCCAGGAGGGTCCCGCAGCCGCTCAGCTGCAGGAAAGCAAAAAGGCCGGGATCGGTCCgtgcggctgctgctgctgctgctgctgctgtcgcGGTCGCTGCGCTGGGCTGGGCGTCGCGATGAATATCGTGGTGGAGTTCTTCGTGGTCACTTTCAAAGTGCTCTGGGCTTTCGTGCTGGCCGCGGCCAAGTGGTTGGTGCGGCCCAAAGAGAAGAGCGTGGCGGGACAGGTGTGCCTGATCACCGGGGCCGGCAGCGGCCTGGGCCGCCTCTTCGCCCTCGAGTTCGCCCGGCGCCGGGCTTTGCTGGTTCTGTGGGACATTAACACCCAGAGCAACGAAGAGACGGCGGGCATGGTGCGCCACATCTACCAGGACCTGGAAGCAGCTGATGCCGCTGCCCTGCAAGGTAACCCGAACTGGCACCCGGTCCTCCCCATCACCCCGTTCCTCCTGAAGGCGGTGACAGTCCTGTATGGTCCATGCCTCCCTCCAGGGAGAGAAAATGGATCTGAATTAGAGTCCC includes:
- the RPL7 gene encoding 60S ribosomal protein L7, whose amino-acid sequence is MRVLPLFPAGIMAGAEEKKKKVPSAPESLLKKRKAFAILKAKRLKKKVAIKKLRKIRRKVIYEKAKAYHKEYRQMYRSEIRLARMARKAGNYYVPAEPKLAFVIRIRGINGVSPKVRKVLQLLRLRQIFNGTFVKLNKASINMLRIVEPYIAWGYPNLKSVNDLIYKRGYGKIKKQRIALTDNALIAKSLGKYGIICMEDLIHEIYTVGKHFKAANNFLWPFKLSSPRGGMKKKTTHFVEGGDAGNREDQINRLIRRMN